A genome region from Nitrospira sp. includes the following:
- a CDS encoding GGDEF domain-containing response regulator, with the protein MIKLLLVEDNAVDAQLTQDLLAEWSHDQFEITHAPVLAEGLVRLSRERFDVVLLDLSLPDTHGLSTVTQVLATSPGVPVVVLSGHDDHPLALKAIQHGAQDYLVKGEGGTDFLARAILYAIERKRAQERLTYLAQHDQLTGLINRALFRDRLVHALARSKRKDQPLGIMLLDLDRFKSVNDTLGHDVGDQLLKTVATRLVACVREVDTIARMGGDEFTAILEGISGVADVLVVANRIVESISTPFEIGPHRISIGVSIGITLYPSDNEDIDELLRHADKAMYTAKHQGGNRYHLHSTTEQPPSNAPAPAQ; encoded by the coding sequence ATGATCAAACTGCTGTTAGTTGAAGATAATGCTGTCGATGCCCAGCTCACACAGGACCTCCTGGCCGAATGGTCTCACGACCAGTTCGAGATCACGCATGCCCCCGTCCTGGCGGAAGGTCTCGTCAGATTGAGCCGGGAACGGTTTGATGTCGTCTTGCTCGACCTGTCACTGCCCGACACCCATGGATTGAGTACCGTCACCCAGGTCTTAGCAACCAGTCCCGGCGTACCGGTGGTGGTGCTGAGCGGACACGACGACCATCCGCTCGCGCTCAAAGCAATTCAGCACGGGGCGCAGGATTATCTCGTCAAAGGAGAAGGCGGGACTGATTTTCTCGCACGCGCGATTCTCTATGCGATCGAGCGCAAACGGGCGCAAGAACGCCTGACCTATCTTGCCCAACACGACCAGCTCACCGGACTGATCAACCGCGCCCTCTTTCGTGACCGACTGGTCCATGCCCTGGCGCGCAGCAAACGCAAAGATCAGCCCTTAGGGATCATGCTGCTCGATCTCGATCGATTCAAATCCGTCAATGACACGCTGGGGCACGATGTCGGCGATCAGCTGCTGAAAACCGTAGCCACGCGACTGGTGGCGTGCGTCCGTGAAGTGGATACGATCGCACGGATGGGCGGGGATGAATTCACCGCAATCCTGGAGGGCATTTCCGGAGTGGCCGATGTACTAGTGGTGGCCAACCGCATCGTGGAGTCCATCAGCACGCCGTTCGAGATCGGGCCGCATCGCATCTCCATCGGGGTGAGTATCGGCATCACGCTCTACCCGTCAGACAACGAAGACATCGACGAACTCCTCAGACATGCTGACAAAGCCATGTATACCGCCAAACACCAAGGCGGGAACCGCTATCACCTTCACTCAACGACCGAACAACCGCCCTCCAACGCCCCCGCTCCAGCACAGTAA
- a CDS encoding metal ABC transporter substrate-binding protein, whose amino-acid sequence MVRIARVRSPPVFALTLQKSGVTVRRMFRLSLLTMLLAYALPCAWGTSATAFAASAPEPLNVVVTLPVLKDWVQQIGGSHVRVISLMTGYESEHTYSPKPSDLVAIRKAALLFEVGAGLEVWVSSLVKNAGNGSLRVVTTSKDIALIQDHPEPAGTTHSHQHASGNPHVWLDPAAAATMVQHISDAIVAADPAYATDYRTNTATYLQALARVQEDTVARLRSLSNRTVIVHHPAWPYFARRYDLHIAGTIQTQPGGEPSARHLHTLIETIKRDHVRVIISEVQLNQKVPQLLARETGSRIAVLTTLPGGLPGTETYLDMLRYNVLQLAQALEQT is encoded by the coding sequence ATGGTACGCATCGCCCGCGTACGATCTCCGCCGGTCTTCGCGTTGACTTTGCAGAAATCGGGTGTTACCGTCCGCCGGATGTTTCGCCTGAGCCTCCTGACCATGTTGCTTGCATATGCGCTGCCCTGTGCATGGGGCACCTCCGCCACGGCGTTTGCTGCATCCGCCCCCGAGCCACTCAATGTGGTCGTGACACTCCCGGTTCTGAAGGATTGGGTGCAACAGATCGGCGGCTCGCATGTGCGCGTCATCTCGCTCATGACCGGGTACGAGAGCGAGCATACCTATTCGCCGAAACCAAGCGATCTGGTCGCGATTCGCAAGGCCGCGCTCTTATTCGAAGTCGGGGCCGGACTCGAAGTCTGGGTGTCCTCGCTGGTGAAGAACGCCGGTAATGGTTCGTTGCGAGTGGTGACCACCTCCAAAGACATTGCGCTGATCCAGGATCATCCTGAACCGGCAGGGACCACTCACTCGCACCAACACGCATCGGGGAACCCTCATGTCTGGCTGGATCCGGCTGCCGCAGCCACGATGGTCCAACACATTTCGGATGCCATCGTGGCCGCAGACCCGGCCTATGCCACCGACTATCGGACCAACACTGCGACGTACCTTCAGGCACTGGCCCGCGTGCAGGAAGACACAGTGGCCCGGCTCCGCTCATTGTCGAACCGGACTGTGATCGTCCACCACCCGGCTTGGCCCTATTTTGCCCGGCGTTACGATCTGCACATCGCCGGCACGATCCAGACACAACCGGGGGGAGAACCTTCCGCTCGGCATCTGCACACCTTGATCGAGACCATTAAACGAGACCACGTCCGCGTGATTATCTCCGAGGTACAACTGAATCAGAAGGTTCCACAGTTACTGGCGCGGGAAACCGGCTCGCGCATTGCCGTCTTGACGACCTTGCCCGGAGGGTTACCCGGAACCGAGACCTACCTCGACATGCTCCGCTATAATGTGCTCCAATTGGCCCAGGCACTGGAGCAGACTTAA
- a CDS encoding metal ABC transporter ATP-binding protein: MTHPIIRFDHATFGFPGVVALEDISLTIPESEFVGVIGPNGSGKTTLCRAVLGLMAPLSGTLRVLDCACEELRCHHRALIGYLPQKGMIDRNFPVTVLEAAMMGRYGALGLFRRPSRKDRDIARQALAQVGMDHHRDSALGALSGGQQQRVFIARALAQQPRILLLDEPTTGLDLTAQHSVVELIQQLHQELKLTILMITHDINMIRSRVDRLVLLKTKLFAAGPPQDVLQPDILSQVYGKELVITDKDFVIVEDYHHH, from the coding sequence ATGACCCATCCCATTATTCGTTTCGACCATGCCACCTTCGGGTTTCCCGGCGTCGTAGCCCTGGAGGACATCTCCCTGACCATTCCGGAATCGGAATTTGTCGGCGTGATCGGTCCGAATGGATCCGGCAAGACCACCCTCTGCCGCGCCGTGCTGGGACTGATGGCTCCGCTAAGCGGCACACTCCGCGTTTTGGACTGTGCCTGCGAGGAACTCCGCTGTCACCATCGAGCCCTCATCGGCTATCTGCCGCAAAAGGGCATGATCGACCGGAACTTTCCCGTCACCGTGCTGGAAGCGGCCATGATGGGCCGATACGGCGCACTCGGCCTCTTCCGTCGACCGTCACGAAAAGATCGAGACATCGCCCGGCAGGCGTTGGCGCAGGTCGGCATGGATCATCACAGAGACTCCGCCTTGGGCGCCCTATCCGGCGGACAGCAGCAACGGGTGTTCATCGCGCGGGCGTTGGCGCAGCAGCCTCGGATACTCTTGTTGGACGAGCCGACAACCGGGCTGGACCTCACCGCCCAGCATAGTGTGGTGGAATTGATCCAGCAGCTGCATCAAGAACTGAAGCTAACCATTCTCATGATCACCCATGACATCAACATGATCCGGTCGCGGGTGGACCGGCTGGTACTGCTGAAGACAAAACTGTTTGCCGCGGGGCCGCCGCAAGACGTCCTGCAGCCAGACATTCTGAGTCAGGTGTACGGGAAAGAACTGGTTATTACCGACAAGGACTTCGTCATCGTTGAGGATTACCATCACCACTGA
- a CDS encoding DUF2726 domain-containing protein, which yields MELLYPILGIGALAFLGSLAWESFGRRRASGSSPAGALAGMSFAAKPLMTDQEAQLYNLLRLAVEDRYLLFTQIPLWSLLDLRLPSGTPPVETLRELALKRATFVLVHPGSRLVEKVVQVERPVPDEAPDGSHESLFESALHAAGVQLVRLSPLHAYTVPGLVTLLDLADPD from the coding sequence GTGGAATTACTCTATCCTATCCTGGGTATTGGAGCGCTGGCTTTTCTTGGAAGCCTGGCGTGGGAGAGTTTTGGGCGGAGGCGCGCCTCTGGTTCGTCCCCGGCGGGGGCGCTTGCCGGTATGAGCTTTGCCGCCAAGCCCTTGATGACCGACCAGGAAGCGCAACTCTACAACCTGTTACGGTTGGCGGTGGAAGACCGCTATTTACTCTTCACGCAAATTCCTCTTTGGAGCCTGTTGGACTTGCGTCTCCCTTCGGGAACACCGCCTGTGGAGACTCTACGGGAACTTGCGCTGAAGCGTGCGACCTTTGTGCTGGTGCATCCGGGGAGTCGCTTGGTCGAGAAGGTCGTGCAGGTCGAGCGGCCGGTTCCGGATGAGGCCCCTGACGGGTCGCATGAGTCACTCTTTGAATCGGCGCTTCATGCGGCCGGGGTGCAACTCGTGCGGTTGAGCCCGCTGCATGCCTACACCGTTCCCGGTCTGGTTACGCTGTTGGATCTGGCCGACCCGGACTAG
- a CDS encoding anhydro-N-acetylmuramic acid kinase, with amino-acid sequence MKVVGLMSGTSADGVDAALVSIVRRGGQPRITPLAFTSLPYSRSLQQRIVELSLQGRVDDICHMNAYLGELFAKAALRVIQRAKHQPADIDLIGSHGQTIHHLPKGRREPGIGLVRSTLQIGEPAVIAERTGITTVANFRPRDMAAGGEGAPLVPYAHAVAFGHARRGRLVVNIGGISNVTYLPPGGGVAELRAFDTGPGNMVLDAIVHEATEGHLPYDAGGRRARKGTVSRPLLTELMAHPFLQRRPPKSTGREEFGAPFVRRLITKQRKARLSVDDLLATCAAWTAEAIGSSRRWITGEIHDVIVGGGGVYNRAIMASLRQVFAPTPVLTFDECGWSSKAFEATAFALLAHDTYLGQCTNVPQVTGAHHPVLLGAVVPGTPHMLTKWARPAR; translated from the coding sequence ATGAAAGTTGTCGGACTGATGTCCGGGACATCGGCAGATGGGGTGGACGCGGCGCTAGTGAGCATTGTCCGGCGCGGTGGGCAGCCCCGGATCACTCCCCTGGCATTTACATCCCTGCCGTACTCCCGCTCACTCCAGCAGCGGATTGTTGAACTCTCGCTCCAGGGGCGCGTGGACGACATTTGCCACATGAACGCCTACTTGGGCGAACTCTTCGCCAAAGCCGCGCTCCGCGTGATTCAGCGGGCGAAGCATCAGCCGGCGGATATCGACCTGATCGGATCCCACGGACAGACGATACACCACTTGCCGAAGGGGAGGCGTGAGCCAGGCATCGGGTTGGTTCGGTCCACCCTGCAGATCGGTGAGCCGGCTGTCATCGCCGAACGCACCGGCATTACGACCGTCGCAAATTTTCGGCCGCGTGATATGGCGGCGGGTGGCGAGGGGGCTCCGTTGGTACCGTATGCGCATGCGGTGGCCTTCGGTCATGCACGTCGGGGGCGTTTGGTGGTTAATATCGGCGGAATCAGCAACGTGACCTATCTGCCCCCAGGCGGTGGGGTGGCCGAGCTTCGTGCGTTCGACACCGGCCCCGGGAATATGGTGTTGGATGCGATTGTGCACGAAGCGACAGAGGGGCATCTGCCCTACGACGCCGGTGGGCGACGCGCCCGCAAGGGAACGGTGAGCCGGCCTCTGCTCACCGAGCTGATGGCCCACCCATTTCTGCAACGGCGCCCGCCCAAGTCGACCGGTCGGGAAGAGTTCGGCGCGCCGTTTGTGCGTCGGCTCATCACGAAGCAACGGAAGGCGCGCCTGTCCGTAGATGATCTGCTCGCAACGTGTGCGGCGTGGACCGCGGAGGCGATTGGTTCATCCAGGCGATGGATTACCGGCGAGATCCATGATGTGATCGTCGGGGGTGGCGGGGTGTACAATCGCGCGATCATGGCGTCCCTCCGGCAGGTATTTGCGCCGACGCCGGTGCTGACGTTTGATGAATGTGGATGGAGCAGTAAGGCGTTTGAAGCGACGGCGTTTGCCCTGCTGGCTCATGACACGTATCTCGGACAATGCACCAATGTCCCGCAGGTGACGGGTGCTCATCACCCCGTGTTGCTCGGTGCGGTCGTTCCGGGAACGCCTCACATGCTGACGAAATGGGCGCGTCCCGCCCGGTGA
- a CDS encoding RluA family pseudouridine synthase produces the protein MNRVTSTPVEFVVTGGESSKRIDVFLANRDPTFSRSALQRLIGEGRILINGQTVRPSQKIKPGDRIRLEVPRPEPLDLKPEAIPFDILHEDADLLVLHKPAGLVVHPAPGNWSGTLVNALLHHFATSGVTPSHIGGKERPGLVHRLDKETSGVMVIAKTDQAHRALAAQFKLHTITREYEALIWQVPKKGRGLIELAIGRDTKERKKFSARTTKPKASATDYQVDERYGKIAAHVRLSPRTGRTHQLRVHLTSIDHPILGDKTYGGTKVMSVAGVSIPRVMLHARTLGFTHPTGGEYHQFDVPCPPDMEHVQDLLRAATGH, from the coding sequence CCGGAGGAGAATCGTCCAAACGGATCGATGTCTTCCTTGCCAACCGCGACCCGACCTTTTCTCGCTCAGCACTGCAGCGCTTGATCGGAGAAGGGCGCATTCTCATCAATGGCCAAACGGTTCGGCCAAGCCAGAAGATCAAGCCAGGCGACCGCATCAGGTTGGAGGTGCCGCGGCCTGAGCCGCTTGATCTCAAGCCCGAGGCCATTCCGTTTGACATTCTCCATGAAGATGCGGATTTATTGGTACTCCATAAGCCGGCCGGCCTCGTGGTGCACCCGGCACCGGGGAATTGGTCCGGCACGTTGGTGAACGCGCTCCTGCATCATTTTGCAACATCTGGAGTCACTCCGTCGCACATCGGAGGCAAGGAACGCCCAGGACTCGTCCACCGATTGGACAAAGAAACCTCAGGCGTTATGGTGATCGCGAAAACGGACCAGGCGCATCGCGCGCTGGCTGCGCAGTTTAAGCTCCACACCATCACCCGGGAGTACGAAGCCTTGATCTGGCAGGTCCCCAAGAAAGGGCGTGGCCTGATTGAGCTCGCGATCGGGCGCGATACGAAAGAGCGCAAGAAGTTTTCCGCGCGGACGACCAAGCCGAAAGCCTCGGCGACCGACTATCAGGTTGATGAGCGGTACGGCAAGATCGCGGCCCATGTCCGTCTGTCTCCCAGAACCGGACGCACTCATCAATTGCGGGTGCACCTCACGTCGATCGATCATCCGATTTTGGGGGATAAGACCTACGGCGGGACCAAAGTGATGTCGGTTGCGGGGGTTTCTATTCCACGTGTCATGCTCCACGCGCGCACGCTGGGATTTACGCATCCCACCGGCGGGGAGTACCATCAGTTCGATGTGCCTTGTCCGCCCGATATGGAGCACGTGCAGGATCTTCTGCGCGCAGCCACGGGGCACTAG
- a CDS encoding GNAT family N-acetyltransferase: MPPALKTDQHPITFSDRNDFDAAQLIHLYRQAPWAKHRALEQAQAMLAKTDVVISAWDGPRLVGFGRVLTDYVFRASIWDVIVDRDYQGRKIGTEIVRRILEHSTLQQVELFWLCTRMPGFYERLGFSAKEQTGMVWSRKKSDPQVE; the protein is encoded by the coding sequence ATGCCTCCCGCTCTCAAGACCGATCAGCATCCCATCACATTCTCCGACCGCAACGATTTCGACGCTGCACAACTGATTCATTTGTACCGGCAGGCTCCCTGGGCCAAGCATCGTGCGCTGGAGCAGGCACAGGCCATGTTGGCGAAGACCGACGTGGTCATCTCGGCCTGGGACGGCCCGCGTCTGGTCGGCTTCGGCCGCGTGTTGACGGACTATGTATTCCGGGCGTCGATTTGGGACGTGATCGTCGATCGCGACTATCAGGGGCGCAAGATCGGCACCGAGATCGTACGACGGATTCTCGAGCATTCCACCCTTCAGCAGGTTGAACTGTTTTGGCTCTGCACGCGCATGCCCGGGTTTTATGAGCGACTGGGGTTCAGCGCAAAAGAGCAGACCGGTATGGTCTGGTCCCGGAAGAAATCGGATCCCCAAGTCGAGTAG
- the ybgF gene encoding tol-pal system protein YbgF yields the protein MTLAHINLGSVRGICVGLLLLGNLTAAPQLFAEPPQTPDASRRLYDRIMEEFHHKDYVAALAGFRFFLELHEQSSLSANAQYWLGECQYRMGRYKDALGSFYDLISYYPMSQKAAASTLKIGQIYTKQGDREKAQAMYERVTDQYPNTAEAEVARKALETAAAKHEPVAGEPS from the coding sequence ATGACTCTGGCTCATATCAACCTCGGTTCGGTACGAGGCATCTGTGTCGGCTTGCTGTTGCTCGGCAATCTCACCGCCGCACCACAGCTGTTCGCCGAGCCCCCCCAAACGCCTGATGCCTCACGGCGCCTCTATGATCGCATCATGGAAGAATTCCACCACAAGGACTATGTTGCAGCGCTTGCCGGATTCCGGTTCTTCCTTGAACTTCACGAACAGTCGTCCTTGTCCGCCAACGCGCAATATTGGCTTGGCGAGTGTCAGTACCGAATGGGGCGTTACAAGGACGCGCTGGGGTCATTTTACGATCTCATCTCCTACTACCCGATGAGCCAAAAAGCGGCCGCCTCGACCCTGAAGATCGGACAAATTTATACCAAGCAGGGCGATCGAGAAAAAGCGCAAGCGATGTATGAACGGGTGACCGATCAGTACCCCAATACCGCAGAAGCTGAGGTGGCGCGTAAAGCCTTGGAGACCGCCGCCGCGAAGCATGAACCGGTCGCCGGCGAGCCTAGCTAA
- a CDS encoding NAD-dependent epimerase/dehydratase family protein produces MYSTFWFKKTVLVAGATGFLGGWLVRRLLDCGVQVVALVRSQKPESQFFMEGLDSRVSVEWGSVSDQPTIERIFKKYPIDVFFHMAYGADVHRVLEEPLECFTSSAVSTWQILDYLRLHRPKCISVISSTDKVYGGQPIPYREDLPLQPLHPYETAKASQDLAAQTYGKIYKCPVAITRCGNYFGGFDFNYTRLIPGVVRSIMNGKAPVLRSDGRFTRDFLYIEDAVDVQLLLAERLAESPELYGEAFNFSYGDRIEVIDIAKRICRILDAPFPPVVNENSTAEITHIELSSEKARKQLDWTPSYGFFQGLDRTVNWYRDYFSQLQLQASPLVEG; encoded by the coding sequence ATGTATTCAACATTTTGGTTCAAAAAAACAGTCTTGGTTGCGGGCGCCACGGGATTCCTCGGAGGCTGGCTGGTACGGCGACTGCTCGATTGCGGTGTGCAGGTTGTCGCGCTAGTCCGTTCACAGAAACCGGAATCGCAGTTCTTCATGGAGGGGCTCGACTCTCGCGTCTCAGTCGAATGGGGATCGGTCTCCGATCAACCTACCATTGAGCGTATATTTAAAAAATATCCGATCGATGTGTTTTTTCATATGGCCTACGGAGCGGATGTTCATCGCGTTCTCGAAGAACCGTTGGAATGCTTTACCTCCTCAGCGGTCAGTACGTGGCAAATTCTGGATTATCTCCGGCTACATCGACCGAAGTGCATCTCCGTCATCAGCTCCACTGACAAGGTGTACGGTGGTCAGCCTATTCCATACCGGGAGGACTTGCCCCTCCAGCCGTTACACCCCTACGAAACCGCCAAAGCGTCGCAAGATCTGGCCGCCCAAACTTATGGGAAGATCTATAAATGCCCGGTTGCCATCACCCGTTGCGGGAATTACTTCGGTGGCTTTGACTTTAACTATACCCGCTTGATCCCAGGTGTCGTGCGCAGCATCATGAACGGAAAGGCACCAGTCCTCCGCTCAGACGGGCGCTTCACCCGGGACTTTCTCTACATTGAAGATGCGGTGGATGTGCAACTATTGCTGGCCGAACGGCTGGCGGAATCCCCGGAGTTGTACGGTGAAGCGTTCAACTTCTCCTATGGCGACCGCATCGAAGTGATCGACATCGCGAAACGAATCTGCCGAATACTCGACGCGCCGTTTCCTCCGGTGGTCAACGAGAATAGTACCGCCGAGATCACACACATCGAGTTATCCTCGGAGAAGGCAAGGAAGCAGTTGGATTGGACACCGTCGTATGGGTTCTTCCAAGGGCTGGATCGCACGGTCAACTGGTACCGTGACTACTTCTCACAACTCCAGTTACAGGCATCTCCACTCGTCGAGGGCTGA
- a CDS encoding metal ABC transporter permease, whose product MLELLAYDFMQRSLLAAALVGAVCSVIGVFVVLRGLAFAGAGTAHAAFAGVTLAYLLGLPPLSLAIVFGLATVWITGWVEEKGRMKLDVSIGILYTATMALAILFLGLMKSYNPEVYGYLFGSVLSVTTEELMTIGGLSVVVLGTILLLSKELYFIAFDQEMAAASGVPARQIFYLLLTLVALTVVIALKTVGAILVFAMILIPASTAYQLTHSLTQMTLYSMLIGIFCAVSGVLLSYAFDLPSGPSIVLLATSLFFLAVCCSPKRLHRIQPT is encoded by the coding sequence ATGCTTGAACTGCTCGCGTACGACTTCATGCAACGCTCACTCCTGGCCGCCGCACTGGTCGGCGCCGTCTGCTCCGTCATCGGCGTCTTCGTCGTCTTGCGCGGACTCGCATTCGCAGGGGCCGGGACCGCCCATGCCGCGTTTGCCGGTGTCACCCTCGCCTATCTCCTTGGCCTTCCGCCGCTCAGCCTCGCAATTGTGTTCGGCCTGGCAACGGTCTGGATCACGGGCTGGGTCGAGGAAAAGGGCCGCATGAAACTGGACGTGTCCATCGGCATCCTCTACACCGCCACCATGGCGCTGGCCATTCTCTTTCTCGGGCTCATGAAGTCGTACAACCCGGAGGTCTACGGCTACCTCTTCGGCAGCGTCCTTTCCGTGACCACGGAAGAGCTCATGACCATCGGCGGGTTGAGTGTGGTGGTGTTGGGAACGATCCTCCTGCTCTCGAAAGAACTGTACTTCATCGCGTTCGACCAAGAGATGGCCGCAGCGTCCGGCGTGCCTGCACGGCAAATCTTCTATCTCCTCCTGACACTGGTAGCGCTCACCGTGGTGATTGCGCTGAAAACCGTCGGGGCCATTTTGGTGTTTGCGATGATCCTGATCCCCGCTTCCACCGCCTACCAGCTCACGCACAGCCTGACCCAGATGACGCTCTATTCGATGCTCATCGGCATCTTCTGCGCCGTAAGCGGCGTGCTGCTCTCCTATGCCTTCGATCTTCCTTCCGGTCCGTCCATTGTGCTGTTGGCCACGAGCCTCTTCTTTCTCGCGGTCTGTTGTTCGCCCAAACGGTTGCACCGAATTCAGCCGACATAA
- a CDS encoding lytic transglycosylase domain-containing protein, translating into MSATWAIPLALAGALVAGESASADSEIYGSVGPNGVFEMTNVPTEQRFRRADSQVHRFSSRVSAEEVEAAVQRYAFQFQLHPALLLAVIKAESDFNPTVISRSGAVGLMQLIPETAIRHGVENLYDTGDNIRGGARHLRYLLNRFNGNVRFAVAAYNAGEHRVERYRAIPPYPETREYVRKVMIYYKSFRGDYQASPRKAVLLAMHHKPLQRAPLPIPAPVQSSRDDSRK; encoded by the coding sequence ATGAGCGCCACCTGGGCGATTCCTCTTGCGCTGGCAGGAGCGTTGGTGGCCGGGGAGTCCGCTTCCGCAGACAGCGAGATCTATGGCTCCGTCGGGCCGAACGGGGTCTTCGAAATGACGAATGTCCCGACCGAGCAACGATTTCGGCGGGCTGATTCGCAGGTGCATCGCTTCTCATCACGGGTTTCAGCAGAAGAGGTCGAGGCAGCGGTTCAACGCTATGCCTTCCAATTCCAACTCCATCCGGCCTTGCTCCTTGCGGTGATCAAGGCGGAGTCGGACTTCAATCCCACCGTCATTTCGAGATCCGGGGCCGTGGGATTGATGCAGTTGATTCCCGAAACCGCCATCAGACACGGGGTAGAAAACCTCTATGATACGGGGGACAACATTCGAGGCGGCGCACGACATTTGCGCTACCTGTTGAATCGGTTTAATGGGAACGTGCGGTTTGCGGTCGCGGCGTACAATGCGGGGGAGCATCGCGTGGAGCGGTATCGCGCGATTCCACCCTATCCGGAAACGCGGGAGTATGTGAGGAAAGTGATGATCTACTATAAGAGCTTTCGCGGTGATTACCAGGCGAGCCCTAGGAAAGCGGTGTTGCTGGCCATGCACCACAAACCTCTGCAACGTGCCCCATTGCCGATCCCTGCGCCCGTCCAGAGTTCACGAGACGACTCCAGGAAATAG
- a CDS encoding right-handed parallel beta-helix repeat-containing protein → MERPQEPGSVDRPKEPLSEPPPNPKGGRTLIVDGRDPHAYIRPSAALKEAGEIDQVYVRPGVYEDKVFVADRPVLLIGAGRDQVQIYSRRGGPLYLQRVPSGMISGITFRYVGSDQHSAINVLDSVCTITQCRATEGVLSGVVIYGPEARATLLDNEVCCNRESGIFVFAGAQPRLVQNQCYGNHHFGLAVRDPGSHPECVRNLCHSNMLSGILLFHHAEALLLDNTCRDNQHWGLVMTPDTHPTPLREDLAGSNVLLPNPRGSLVVTEEPLAEIGR, encoded by the coding sequence ATGGAAAGACCGCAAGAACCAGGGTCAGTGGACAGACCGAAGGAACCGCTCAGCGAGCCGCCTCCCAATCCCAAAGGGGGCCGGACGTTAATCGTCGACGGCCGGGATCCCCATGCGTACATCAGGCCGAGCGCGGCGCTGAAAGAGGCCGGCGAGATCGATCAAGTCTATGTGCGCCCCGGAGTCTATGAAGACAAGGTCTTTGTCGCAGACCGCCCCGTACTGCTCATCGGCGCCGGGCGTGATCAGGTGCAGATTTACAGTCGGCGTGGCGGACCGCTCTACCTGCAGCGGGTGCCATCGGGCATGATCAGCGGCATTACCTTCCGGTATGTGGGTAGCGATCAACATTCCGCCATCAATGTCCTGGACTCCGTCTGCACGATTACCCAATGTCGGGCGACCGAAGGCGTGTTGTCCGGAGTGGTGATTTACGGTCCTGAGGCCCGTGCGACGCTTCTCGACAATGAGGTTTGTTGCAACCGTGAGTCAGGCATTTTTGTGTTTGCGGGCGCGCAGCCTCGTCTGGTGCAAAACCAGTGTTATGGGAACCATCATTTCGGTCTAGCCGTGCGAGATCCAGGAAGCCACCCGGAATGTGTCCGCAACCTGTGCCACAGCAACATGCTCAGTGGGATTCTGCTGTTCCACCATGCGGAGGCGTTGCTGCTCGACAATACCTGTCGGGACAATCAGCACTGGGGGTTGGTCATGACTCCGGATACGCATCCGACCCCGCTTCGTGAGGATCTGGCCGGATCCAATGTGTTGTTGCCGAATCCACGAGGGTCGTTGGTCGTGACGGAGGAGCCGCTGGCCGAGATCGGGCGGTAA